In Granulicella mallensis MP5ACTX8, the sequence ACGCCGCCGAGTTCGATCTCGCCACCGCACGACGCAATATTGAAAGCGTTCGCCCCGGCATGAAGATCTTCGAGGTCTCCTCGAAGACCGGTCAGGGCATGGGAGAGGTCTTCAACTTTCTCCGCGCACAGCTTGCGCGCCCGCGTACGACCGCACCCCTGCTTGAGGAGGCCGCGCTATGACCTCGCCCTTGCAGATTACGCTTATCTCCTGCGCCATTCTTGGCTTTCGCCATGGCTTCGATTACGACCACATCGCCGCCATCTCAGACATCACAAGTGTGCAGACCAAGACCTCCACGGCCATGCGCCTCGGCCTACTCTATGCGCTCGGTCATGCCACAATGATCGCTCTGCTTGGCAGCATCGTCATTCTTTTTCAGCTCTCTCTGCCGCAGCGCATGGACTCATGGGCTGAGCGACTTGTAGGTGTCACACTCATCATCCTCGCCGTCTACGTCATGGGCAGTCTTGTCTGGGGAAACGCGCGCGCCGTGCCGCCTTCGCGGGCTGCCATTATCATCCGCTGCTACCGCAAACTCCGCCGTAAGATCTGGCCCTCCGGCGCCGCCAGCGATTCGCGCACCGACGATGACGTCAACTACACCGGTCCCGTCGCCTTCGGCATCGGCCTCATCCACGGACTTGGAGCAGAAACACCTAGCCAGCTCGCACTATTTCTCCTCGCGGCAAATCTAGGCGGCATCGCTAAAGGCGCCGGCGGCATGGCCATGTTCCTTGCCGGGCTGCTCATCATGAACACCCTGATGACCGCTTCTGCCACTGGTCTTTTTCATGGGGCTGTCCCACATCCTCGAGTCATGCGACTCTTCGTCGGCCTCACTGCGGTCTACAGCTTCGTTGTCGGCTGCATCTTTCTGCTTGGTTCCTCCGGCCACCTTCCTCAACTAAGCTAAAAAGCAAAGCAGATGGTTGGGACGGTCTACGCGATGCTCACATCAGCGGCGACACAGCAGCAGGCAGGGTAGGTTTGAGCCGGTAAAAACCGGCGCATTTGATGCCAGCCGGTAAAAGTTTGGCAAATGGCATTAAATCTCTCTCTTGCCAATGCCGCTAAGCTGTTGATTTGATGGTGGGCACAGCAGGATTCGAACCTACGACTTCCACCGTGTGAAGGTGGCACTCTACCGCTGAGTTATGCGCCCATCGTCCGCTGAGCTTCAAATTGAAGCCTCACAGAACTGTTTTGACGGAACCCCACGCCCACCGCAGTGGTTCCAGAGATTCAGTTTAGCATCGCAACCCTGGCCCGCCAACCGTGTTCCTGTCTATGGCATCCAATTTGCCGCTTCAAAAGATACAATTACACCCTGATGAAGTCTTCGCGAACACCCGTGACACCCCCCTCAGAGCCCCGCGCCGAGGTCGACGATCCGCAGTTCCCTGCGGAATCCGACGACCTGCCGCAACCTGAGGCCGAAGATGGGGTTTCAGAAGATATGGGTACGCTGGCCATCCATCCCGGGCTCCTGAATACGCCGCAGGACGTGCATCTTCCGGCCGACCGGCCCCTGGGTGCCGAAGCGCTGACACCTGAACAGGCTCGTATCCGGGCCGAGGCCATCGCGCGTGGCGACTTCTCGCAGCTCTCCGATGCCGAAGTCATGCTGGAACTGCGTTCCGGGAACCTGGCTGCCTTCGATATCCTGCTTGCAAAGTACCGTAAGCCGATCATTCACTTCATGTTCCGCATGGTGCATAATCAGGCCGTGGCCGAAGAGCTTGCACAGGAAGTCTTTCTTCGCATCTACCGTTCGCGCGAGACCTATCGTGCCGAGGCCCGCTTCAGCACCTGGCTGTACCGCATCGCGACGAACCTGGGCGTCAACCACGCCCGCGACACGCGCCACGAGCGCTCTGCCTCGACGATCTATCTGGATGAGACGGACGCCGAGACCGGCACGACGCCCGATGTCGCAGACTCTACGCCCTCCGCCGAAGCCAACATGCTCCGGCGCGAGCGCATGAACGCCATTCGCCAGCACGTACTGGCGCTTCCGGAACGGCAGCAGCACGCCGTTCTTATGCACAAGTACGAAGGCATGGACTACAAGCAGATCGGTGAGGTACTGAAGCTCTCCGAGTCTGCAACCAAGTCTCTTCTCTTCCGCGCGTACCAGACCCTGCGCGAGAAACTTAAGGATTTCGTTTAGGCCGTTATCAACCGAATTACTGGATAGTTATGGAACAAAATGGCCCAGCAGATCGTCGAACCGTAGAGAGCCGCTGCAGCATTCCGGCGTACCCGGTATCGACATGATAGCAACACCACCCTGATAGGGGGTATTAAATGATTACCGAGATGAATCACAAGATCGATTGCAAAGACTGCCGCTCGCACCTCCCCGATCTCCTCTTTGAAGAGGGCTTCGCGGCGGCGCACCCTGAGCTGGCGGCGCACATCGAGTCCTGCACCGAGTGCCGCACCGAACTGAACGAACTGCGCTCCACGCTGGCCCTGCTCGATGAGTACACCGCGCCGGAGCCCTCGCCCTACTTCGACTCAAAGCTGTATGCACGCCTGCGCGAGGCCCAGGCTGCCGCTCCCGAAGGCATCGTTGAACGAATACGCTCCTTCTTCCTGTTCAGCACGGGGCGGAGCTTCCGTCCGGCCCTTACGGCAGCGCTCGCCGCAGTCCTCCTGGTTGGCGGAGGCGGCACCTTTATCGGACTTCATGGCACCTCCGGGACAGCACCCGCGACCCCAGCTACATCCGCTGCGGTCGATGATCTCAAGGTGCTCGATAACAATGTTCAGGCCGAGCAGCAGATGGGGCAGCTCCTCGACCTGTCCGGCTCCGAGGACGAAGACACACCGCCTGAGAGTTAACCGCCGCTGATTCCCTCCCTCACCCTTCGCAGCGATTGCTTTCGGTATGATGGAAAACGTTCAGCACCCTCAAGACCCGGCAGTTAAAGTGGACAGACGGCTTTTCTCCCGAGTCTTCGTTGATTTCGATCGAAGAGGATTCAGAGATGCCGTCTGTCTCATAACAAAATGACCAGTTTGCTTCCAACTCGCGCTGTCGCAACACTTGCAGGCTTCGTTCTCTGCCTGTTGGTGGCTATTTCAACGCCGGAACAGCAAGCCACCGCAGCAGCTCCTCCACAAAACAACGCAGCAGCTCCGCACTCCGGCAGCGTCCCTGGGGAACATCGAACGAATACGATTCCCACCTCCAATACGATCGCCGCTAAAAATGAGCATCTGCTGCAGTGGATCGATCGTCACAGCAATCTGACACCGGAACAGCAGCTGCAGGCCTTTGGACAAGAGCACCCTGGCTTCCGCAGCCTGCCGCCGGAGAAGCAACAACAGCTGCGGACTCGCCTAGCAGAACTCAACGCGATGCCCCCGGCCAAACGCAAGCACCTGCTGGAGTGGAATGAAACGATGGCGCGGCTGAACCCTGCCCAACGCAGCCAGGTGAACAATGCGATGAAACAGCTTGCGGCCCTTCCCCAGGACCAGCACCTCTACGTTGCCCGCACCTTCCGCGGGCTTCGCGAACTTCCTCCCGAGCAGCGCAAGGCAGTCTTGAGCTCCGATCGCTTCGACCATCTCAACGCCGCCGAACGGGCCACGCTGAACAGCCTGATGGCGGTGGAATCCCTACTTCCACCACCCTACGACCCGGACCAGCCAGGCCACTAAAGCAAATCTCCTGTAGGTTTATAGCGAAACCACGACACTTATGGCCGTTTTTCCCCAGAAAAACGGTACTGAAAGCCCGATTCAACTGCCCAGTAACAGGAGATTTGCTCTAATTCCGGAAGAAGTTCTTCGCTAGGAACAATACATTCGCCGGCCGCTCAGCCAGGCGCCGCATAAAGTACGGATACCACTCCGTCCCGAACGGCACATAGACCCGTACGCCGAATCCCTCCGCCGCAAGCTTCCGCTGCAGATCGCGCCGCACGCCGTAGAGCATCTGGAACTCAAAGGCCCGCTTGTCCAGACCGGTTTGGGCGACAAACTGACGCATCGTCTCGATGATCGCCTCATCGTGCGTGGCGATCCCACAGAAGACGCCGCTGGAAGCCACCCGCTTCATCAGCTTGACGTAGTTCGCATCCACATCAGCCTTGAGGGGAAAGGCAATCTCCGCCGGCTCTTTGTAGGCTCCCTTGCACAGCCGCATCCGAATCCCCTGGGCGATCAGCCGCTCCACGTCGTCCGCGGTGCGGAAGAGATAGGCCTGCAGCACTGTACCTACGGCACCGGGCCAGCGGGCGTTCAGCCGTTCGGTCATGGCAATTGTCGCCTCGGTGTAATCCGAGCCTTCCATGTCGATGCGCACAAAGTTAGCCGTCATCGCCGCGTGCTCCACCATCTCGCCGACGATGCGCTCGGCCAGCTCCGGCCCCGCTCCGTGGCCGCCGATGTCCATGCCCACTTGGGTCAGCTTTACGCTGAC encodes:
- a CDS encoding high-affinity nickel-transporter yields the protein MTSPLQITLISCAILGFRHGFDYDHIAAISDITSVQTKTSTAMRLGLLYALGHATMIALLGSIVILFQLSLPQRMDSWAERLVGVTLIILAVYVMGSLVWGNARAVPPSRAAIIIRCYRKLRRKIWPSGAASDSRTDDDVNYTGPVAFGIGLIHGLGAETPSQLALFLLAANLGGIAKGAGGMAMFLAGLLIMNTLMTASATGLFHGAVPHPRVMRLFVGLTAVYSFVVGCIFLLGSSGHLPQLS
- a CDS encoding RNA polymerase sigma factor, whose product is MKSSRTPVTPPSEPRAEVDDPQFPAESDDLPQPEAEDGVSEDMGTLAIHPGLLNTPQDVHLPADRPLGAEALTPEQARIRAEAIARGDFSQLSDAEVMLELRSGNLAAFDILLAKYRKPIIHFMFRMVHNQAVAEELAQEVFLRIYRSRETYRAEARFSTWLYRIATNLGVNHARDTRHERSASTIYLDETDAETGTTPDVADSTPSAEANMLRRERMNAIRQHVLALPERQQHAVLMHKYEGMDYKQIGEVLKLSESATKSLLFRAYQTLREKLKDFV
- a CDS encoding anti-sigma factor family protein, which gives rise to MITEMNHKIDCKDCRSHLPDLLFEEGFAAAHPELAAHIESCTECRTELNELRSTLALLDEYTAPEPSPYFDSKLYARLREAQAAAPEGIVERIRSFFLFSTGRSFRPALTAALAAVLLVGGGGTFIGLHGTSGTAPATPATSAAVDDLKVLDNNVQAEQQMGQLLDLSGSEDEDTPPES
- a CDS encoding DUF3106 domain-containing protein, giving the protein MLPTRAVATLAGFVLCLLVAISTPEQQATAAAPPQNNAAAPHSGSVPGEHRTNTIPTSNTIAAKNEHLLQWIDRHSNLTPEQQLQAFGQEHPGFRSLPPEKQQQLRTRLAELNAMPPAKRKHLLEWNETMARLNPAQRSQVNNAMKQLAALPQDQHLYVARTFRGLRELPPEQRKAVLSSDRFDHLNAAERATLNSLMAVESLLPPPYDPDQPGH
- a CDS encoding proline dehydrogenase family protein; this translates as MLRSFFIALSTNKAFRAFSERSTMGRRVSRRFVAGMSVEEAIAAAEHLNAEGIEATLDSLGESVMQVSQAEESAAIYHQLLDEIAARKLRANVSVKLTQVGMDIGGHGAGPELAERIVGEMVEHAAMTANFVRIDMEGSDYTEATIAMTERLNARWPGAVGTVLQAYLFRTADDVERLIAQGIRMRLCKGAYKEPAEIAFPLKADVDANYVKLMKRVASSGVFCGIATHDEAIIETMRQFVAQTGLDKRAFEFQMLYGVRRDLQRKLAAEGFGVRVYVPFGTEWYPYFMRRLAERPANVLFLAKNFFRN